The proteins below are encoded in one region of Chroicocephalus ridibundus chromosome 9, bChrRid1.1, whole genome shotgun sequence:
- the LOC134520337 gene encoding putative threonylcarbamoyl-AMP synthase, producing MENVYPGGIGCIIQKGEWLKKLGVGAGYSRVGTQDSIMIRVPDLTVLVHLIDMTGPLAITSANPSGEVDSTHHDMVISRLGHKLEGVLCDGESDEVVASTVVNCTKIDESGITIVREGCIPAVKVMQIFESVKNRAV from the exons ATGGAAAATGTTTACCCTGGTGGCATCGGCTGCATTATCCAGAAAGGAGAGTGGCTGAagaagttag GGGTTGGAGCAGGCTACAGCAGAGTGGGAACTCAAGACAGTATCATGATCCGAGTGCCTGACCTGACTGTCCTGGTGCACCTCATCGACATGACGGGGCCCTTGGCAATCACCTCTGCGAATCCCAGCGGAGAGGTTGACAGCACACACCACGACATGGTCATCTC ACGTCTTGGCCATAAGCTGGAGGGTGTTCTCTGTGATGGAGAATCTGATGAGGTGGTGGCATCAACTGTGGTCAACTGCACGAAGATTGATGAAA GTGGCATCACCATCGTGAGAGAAGGCTGCATACCAGCCGTCAAGGTGATGCAGATATTTGAAAGCGTGAAGAACAGAGCTGTCTGA